A part of Primulina eburnea isolate SZY01 chromosome 10, ASM2296580v1, whole genome shotgun sequence genomic DNA contains:
- the LOC140803052 gene encoding uncharacterized protein isoform X2, with protein sequence MQGFLIAVISAVFFHTLGADSVVVPSTSCYALDNSSRIHDFSDLIGQVFEYDDDKDPDLVVRFCKDVETRSRTGYVDYGRFDNFNHFIASSDHVNFVQEYYGGDLLNCEKSFDKLGRTAQVNIICGNCPNGQCVGGLGCICNITYESACRVLVDLAIPCVKPGLRVFEGCTVGFHPRSWEIVYNGMTQLGYEKAYNEFSFRTEQRHVTLYMTAVASLSSLVQKPTIKIYPDQGLQVRLSGSGANAIPPTTLSPTLMLLEWRCERAHDSPYEVEITIPIENYDPIQFTFAKMCEQRQKDDGEATKGWAIFGILSCVFIVVFTLFCCGGFIYRTRVENMRGLDALPGMATLSACLETVSTGVGQGYTRPADARNPFVNETSWEQQQGTSTQGTWRRSERTYGSI encoded by the exons ATGATTTT AGTGATTTGATTGGACAAGTGTTTGAGTATGATGATGATAAG GACCCTGATTTAGTCGTAcgattttgtaaagatgttgaGACTAGATCCCGAACG GGCTACGTGGATTATGGAAGATTTGATAATTTCAATCATTTTATTGCCAGTTCTGACCATGTCAACTTTGTTCAA GAATACTATGGTGGTGATCTGTTGAACTGCGAGAAGAGTTTCGATAAACTAGGACGTACAGCACAG GTGAATATTATTTGTGGAAACTGTCCAAATGGACAATGCGTAG GTGGACTTGGATGCATCTGCAATATCACATATGAATCTGCATGCAG GGTACTTGTTGATCTTGCCATTCCATGTGTGAAGCCGGGTCTGCGAGTATTTGAGGGATGCACAGTCGGTTTTCATCCACGGTCATGGGAAATT GTTTACAATGGCATGACTCAGTTAGGATATGAAAAGGCTTACAACGAATTCAG CTTCAGAACTGAGCAAAGACATGTTACTCTATATATGACTGCAGTTGCTTCCCTCTCCAGTCTAGTGCAAAAGCCAACGATTAAG ATTTATCCTGACCAAGGATTGCAAGTTCGGTTGTCTGGCTCAGGAGCAAATGCCATCCCACCTACTACTTTGTCTCCCACATTGATGCTTTTGGAATGGAGAT GTGAAAGGGCCCATGATTCACCTTATGAAGTTGAAATTACCATTCCGATAGAGAATTACGACCCAATTCAGTTTACCTTTGCAAAAATGTGTG AACAACGACAAAAAGATGATGGAGAAGCTACAAAAGGATGGGCTATATTCGGGATCCTATCTTGCGT ATTCATCGTAGTCTTTACACTGTTCTGTTGTGGAGGGTTCATCTACAGGACTCGAGTAGAAAACATG CGTGGCCTAGATGCACTCCCAGGGATGGCAACTTTATCAGCATGTTTGGAAACT GTGAGTACTGGAGTTGGGCAAGGCTACACACGACCAGCTGATGCTAGAAATCCTTTTGTGAATGAAACTTCATGGGAGCAGCAGCAGGGAACTTCCACTCAAGGAACATGGAGACGAAGTGAGAGAACATATGGATCCATTTGA
- the LOC140803052 gene encoding uncharacterized protein isoform X1, translating into MSVYLIQVEWVFIYMNLKGSLFSAETEIGDIRDMILTSYSLMFQVFSFISFDQSDLIGQVFEYDDDKDPDLVVRFCKDVETRSRTGYVDYGRFDNFNHFIASSDHVNFVQEYYGGDLLNCEKSFDKLGRTAQVNIICGNCPNGQCVGGLGCICNITYESACRVLVDLAIPCVKPGLRVFEGCTVGFHPRSWEIVYNGMTQLGYEKAYNEFSFRTEQRHVTLYMTAVASLSSLVQKPTIKIYPDQGLQVRLSGSGANAIPPTTLSPTLMLLEWRCERAHDSPYEVEITIPIENYDPIQFTFAKMCEQRQKDDGEATKGWAIFGILSCVFIVVFTLFCCGGFIYRTRVENMRGLDALPGMATLSACLETVSTGVGQGYTRPADARNPFVNETSWEQQQGTSTQGTWRRSERTYGSI; encoded by the exons ATGTCTGTGTATCTAATTCAAGTTGAATGGGTGTTTATTTATATGAATTTAAAGGGTTCACTTTTTTCAGCTGAGACAGAAATTGGTGATATCAGGGACATGATCTTAACTTCTTATTCTCTTATGTTTCAAGtgttttctttcatttcttttgaTCAGAGTGATTTGATTGGACAAGTGTTTGAGTATGATGATGATAAG GACCCTGATTTAGTCGTAcgattttgtaaagatgttgaGACTAGATCCCGAACG GGCTACGTGGATTATGGAAGATTTGATAATTTCAATCATTTTATTGCCAGTTCTGACCATGTCAACTTTGTTCAA GAATACTATGGTGGTGATCTGTTGAACTGCGAGAAGAGTTTCGATAAACTAGGACGTACAGCACAG GTGAATATTATTTGTGGAAACTGTCCAAATGGACAATGCGTAG GTGGACTTGGATGCATCTGCAATATCACATATGAATCTGCATGCAG GGTACTTGTTGATCTTGCCATTCCATGTGTGAAGCCGGGTCTGCGAGTATTTGAGGGATGCACAGTCGGTTTTCATCCACGGTCATGGGAAATT GTTTACAATGGCATGACTCAGTTAGGATATGAAAAGGCTTACAACGAATTCAG CTTCAGAACTGAGCAAAGACATGTTACTCTATATATGACTGCAGTTGCTTCCCTCTCCAGTCTAGTGCAAAAGCCAACGATTAAG ATTTATCCTGACCAAGGATTGCAAGTTCGGTTGTCTGGCTCAGGAGCAAATGCCATCCCACCTACTACTTTGTCTCCCACATTGATGCTTTTGGAATGGAGAT GTGAAAGGGCCCATGATTCACCTTATGAAGTTGAAATTACCATTCCGATAGAGAATTACGACCCAATTCAGTTTACCTTTGCAAAAATGTGTG AACAACGACAAAAAGATGATGGAGAAGCTACAAAAGGATGGGCTATATTCGGGATCCTATCTTGCGT ATTCATCGTAGTCTTTACACTGTTCTGTTGTGGAGGGTTCATCTACAGGACTCGAGTAGAAAACATG CGTGGCCTAGATGCACTCCCAGGGATGGCAACTTTATCAGCATGTTTGGAAACT GTGAGTACTGGAGTTGGGCAAGGCTACACACGACCAGCTGATGCTAGAAATCCTTTTGTGAATGAAACTTCATGGGAGCAGCAGCAGGGAACTTCCACTCAAGGAACATGGAGACGAAGTGAGAGAACATATGGATCCATTTGA